The Macrobrachium nipponense isolate FS-2020 chromosome 24, ASM1510439v2, whole genome shotgun sequence genome segment TCCCCAGCCTGTTTGCTACAGGCAGCTTAGATCTGACAGCGAGAAAATATGATGCACAACCGAATGATAAACAGATTAGAACCACGAAGAatttctttgaagaattttttgtttctcaAGAAATTATGCAAAAGGATCATGACACCGCAACACAGGGTACAGcaatttttaacatatatatctgaaaacaggattcactaataataataataataataataataataaaataataataataataataataataataattattattattattattattgattattattattgctattattattattatattattattattattattattattattattattattattattattttatttattaacttatttttttgtctatcacagtcatcctattcgactgggtagtttttatatagtgtggggttcagggctacatcctgcctccttaggagtccatcacttttctcactatgcgcgccgtttcaattagcacgctcttctgcaggagtcctggagctacttcagcttcgagtttctccaggttccttatcagggatctcgggatcgtgcctcctagtgtccctACGATtctgggtacaatttccactggcatatcccatatccttcttatttctattttcagatcttgatacttataattgttttctacttatttttattattatttattatcattgctaGTATTATTTGGTAGGGAgactctctctcaagcatactttattaaaagtaatggctacttcagcagcgttacgcttgtagagcaTAATCTACTTTTCGAATAGCGGCAGTCCGAAAAACAAAGAATCTCTACTTGCGTAACGCTACTGAAGTAACAATTACTTTTAaagtaaagtattattattattattattattattattattattattattattattattattattattgttgttgtttcgtAGTTAAGATTCCAGTTCGTATGCCGTTGAAGCCTTATACATCTCACCCTCCCAACCTGGCCAGGGAGTCTCTTCGTTGctgcaaataaataatataaagcagCTGACCAAAGTTCATTCATAATCAGGATTTCGAGCCAGATGCTTTATAATTTAGCCAGAGCATCGAGGAAAACTTATATACGCGCGATATATAAGCTTCCTTGCTTCAATCCCTTACGAGTGTTGAGTATAGGTCTGATCATACAGGCATTACAATATGCGCTGGCCACAATCGCttttgtggggagagagagagagagagagagagagagagagagagagagagagagagagataacgaagtgaccaaaaatgtatataataaaatacacctAATAAAGAAGTAAGAATACAAGTGATATTTCATTTAGTTATAAACAAAATTcctttatgtgagagagagagagagagagagagagagagagacttgcctaacatgaacccgagagagagagcggtcaaTGAGAAGGGCCCAGGGTATCAAAGGTTATCGGAAGTACCATCTTTCCGAAAATCAATGGAACGCGAGTGGTCTGTAACATATGACTTCTAAGGGAAGATTCCTATGCATTATTCATATCATCATGTGTAAGGCTTGTGGTGATGCCCTGTGGTTTAAGCTGACGAGTggacacgtctctctctctctctctctctctctctctctctctctcgtaaaatgaaatttatttatacaaCTACTGAAATATACCTTTTATTTTCACTTGTTGATTaggtgtattttattatatattttttttcacttcgtcacctctctctctctctctctctctctctctctctctctctctctctctctctccaaaagcgaTTGTGCTCACCGCATAAATGTGCTGTATGATCCGACCTATACCAACCACTCGTAAAGCATCTTAACCATTGATTAGGGGCCAATATATTCATCCTCTATATATCCCTCTTCAGCGGCTGAAGACCAGACAAAGGGGGCGTTTCCCATACCCGGGCTCATTTGCATGTAGAGGTAAGAGATTAAACCTCCAGgagtataataaaataataatattcattcttACTTTGACGCCAGCCAGACAGCAGTGGTGAGGTGAATGTGACGACTGAAGAGATAATAATTGTGGTGATGATAGTGGTGATGATaatgaggaggaaggagaggaggagagggagtaGGAGGGGGAGTagtagggggaggggatgggggaggggatggaggaggaggaggaggaggaaggaggaggacggaggacgaggaggaggaggaggaggaggaggaggaggagggggaggggagggaagggggatagagggggaggggaggtgagtAGAAGGGGGAGGGGACAggcggaggaggagaggaggaggaggaggaggaggaggaggaggaggtgaggggaggggagggtgagtagtagggggaggggatgggaggaggaggggaggaggaggaggaggaggaggaggtggaggtggaggtggaggaggaggaggttggaatTTAATTCTACCATTTCATCCCTGCCTTCGCTGCCACTTGCATATTCCTCTCCTTTCGTCCACAGTTGACGAAGGACTGAATTAATTATGTACAtggaaaaattttcaaattaaaacGTCGTCGTGCTATTAATTATTCAATGTTCATAGCGGGCACACCTACAGTCACAAACTTAGCAGAGCAAACCTTCCaggaatttaaaaattatatatatatatatatatatatatatatatatatatatatatatatataatatatatatatatatatatatatatatatacatatacatatatctatataggcaaagcaatacatacacacacacacatacacatacacatagacatatacatatatatatatatatatatattatatttctatatattatatataatatatatatatatatatatgatatatatatatatgtatatatatatatatatatatagatatatatatatatatatatatatactatatatatatatatatatcattcgagctacaaatgtcctttaatatctaattcgctctacctcggaattgatatattttcatatatgtaccgaaggggaatttttagttgataataattttgtctcccattggatcgaaccaccgtccagtggaagggaaacgaaatcagaacggacagtgacgttatcaagtcggccaacagaggctataagtttatatcgattctgaattacaaatcaccgccgatctcggtgttttcgtaattagaatcgataagaAACCCCATCAACCATGTTAGctgattcgaacgtttgaccaacgtagccttgttatgaatacttaccacatcaccgtgattcatataaatgattTGAGCtggcaaatgtcctttaatatctaattcactctacctcagaattgatatattttcatatatgtactgaaggggaattttttagttgataataatttcgtccccccatgggatcgaaccaccatccagtggacgggaaatgaaatcagaacggacagttacgttatcgagtcggccaacaaagaggctataagtttatatcgattctgaccattacaaatcaccatcgatcTTGGTGATTtcttaattagaatcgatatgaaaccccctcaaatGTGTTAGTCGATTCgaatggtgatgtgataagtattcataacaaggctacgttggtcaaagaACATTCGATTTTATCGGACTACATGTTgaggggggtttcatatcgattctaattacgaacaaaaacgccgagatcgacggcgatttgtaatggtcagaatcgatataaacttatagcctctctgttgacCGACTCAGTAACGTCACTGTCCattctgattttgtttcccgtccactggacattggttcaatcccatggggggacgaaattattatcaactaaaaaattccttcggtaccatatagaaaatatatcaattccgaggtagaagcgaattagatattaaagggcatttgtagctcgaatgatttatatgaatcacggtgatgtgattagtattcatatatatatatataatatatatatatatatatatataatatatatataggggtatatatatatataatattaatatgtatatgatatagggtatatgggatatatatatatatatatataatatattatatatatatatatagtatcatatatatataccattatatatatatataatagatatatatatatatatatatatatatattatatatccatatatatatatataatatatataatatataccccctatatatatatatactattatatatataatattctatatatttaatatatatatatatctatatatataatagatatataatattatatatatatatatatatgtatatatatatatatatatataaaacaaaatacctatatatactactatattaaaAATGTGTACATTACTTTTTATATGTCTGAATCAAATGAACAAACTTAATAAGTTAATAACTAAACATAGAAACTGAATATCGGGtgtaccctaaaaaaaaaaaaaaacactaaacccTGGTACAGAGGGTACGGTACACAGACCATGGTACgactaaactacaaaaaaaaaaaaaaaccccccccaaaaaaaaaaaaaaaaaaaaaaaaaaaaaaaaaacacgataaaGGAAGTCGTTATATAAATACCATGATACAGAGGCCATGGTACCAAAGGCATGGGCACACATGCCAAGGCACGGAGGCCGTGGTACAAAGGCCATGGTACAAAGCTATAGTGCCAGGGCCACGTCACAACCGGAGAATATGTAGCAATGGCTACATGGTCACTCTCAGACATAATTCAACTTTATTGCTTCGTCTGTTTTAAATCAACCTGACATTCAAAGTTTCCTTTCGTAACTGACTTAAAATATCAAATAACCAGTTTcgcattttgaaattatatattgaaaacgGCAAACCTCTACAACCAAAATAGTATTTACCTACTCATAtgctttaaatttttattttctttttaccatatttattcattttcctattttctcATATGTATTCATTTTCTCCCAGTGTTCGTTTGAATTTATGTAACCTTGGCCAAATGACAGGTGGATtcctagaaaataataataagtaataatgatattattattattattattattattattattattattattattattattattattattattattattattaacaacttaACGGAAGCtacattagaaataataataataataataataatgataataatattaatgattattattatctttattattattattattatttactactcAACGGAAGTAgtatcagaaataataataataataatacaattattatcgtcattatcattatcatgagaGCGGCTGCCACAAAACAGTCACTAACATCAAGACAAATTATccccattataataataatttatcactTTTCCAAGACCCTCCTTTATaaaccaccccccaacccccctaacCCGACCCCGGGCAATCCCAGGGGTAGGCAGAGCCTTTGGAGGAATCCTCCAAGGTAGAGAGCCTAACCTAATCCCACCGCACCCCCAAAACAACCCCCACCCGGACCCCCGACCCCCGGGGGTTATCTCCACTGACCCAATAGAGAACTCGTATTATGAGGAACTTTTACGACCCCTCACATGGAAACCTCAATTAAGATTCTTTTGAGTGGATGGCTTCAGGTTCACGTTTTATTTACGAGAGGTTCGCTGTTTCCCACAAGAATTTGCTCGCCGGGTTTAATCGCTGCAATGATGATGGTTGCagagaactaataataataataataataaagagttggGTGTTCAAAAGGTGATAACTCGCCAAGCTTCATGTTAAGCCATCAAATGgttaacatcatttaaatgtgaatttatgatattttaaaaaataaatcttgtaaGGGATGATATTTAAagacgtaaggttttatctgctgaaagaaTTTTCCTTTCATCATCAATACTTTTTGGGGATGTTAGCGTTTGGGTAGCGCTAATTAGGGCCGGGCTGTGCTAGGTTGGGCCGGGCTGAGCTGGGTTGTGCTGGGTTGTGCTGGGTTGGGCAGGTTGTGCTGGTTGAGCGCCGGGCTGTGATGTTGGGTTGGGCCGGGCTGAGCTGGGTTGTGCTGGGTTGTGCTGGGTTGGGCCGGGTTGTGCTGGGTTGAGCGGGCTGTGTTGGGTTGGGCCGGGTTGTGCTGGGTTGAGCCGGGCTGTGCTGGGTTGTGCTGGGCTGTGCTGGGTTGGGTCGGGCTGTCAAAAATTAGCCCGTTTATAGCAAGACTTCTCtttgtttgtaataataataataaagattttattattattttttattgttgggtcCATCACAGTCATCCAACTCGACTAGTTGATCTTTATAGTGTGGCGTTCATCCGggtggcatcctgcctccttaggagtccttccgTATTCCCACCTAGTGCACTGcttctgcatgggtcctggagctacttcagcatctactagtttttccaggtgcctttttagggatctcgggatcgtgcctagtgttcctgtgattataggtacaatttccactggcatatcccatatccttcttatttctattttaaggtcttgatacttataatttttctttctcatctacgcTGGTGTCCCAAGGCatagcgacatcaatgagtgactcattattattattttttttttttttttggtgggggggttgggggtggggtgggaccTAAAAACATCAATAGCTTACagaatttttaaatttacaaagtaAACTATTTTCAGTTGCACTTGACGACAGTCTTCTGaacttgcaaataataataataataataataataataataataataataataataatagtaatcaataataataataataataataataataataataataataataataataataataataataataataataataatactattattgaaaaagaaacccacaaaattcaatttgtaacttgtttacttctaagtatttacattagttttactccacactcgagtactttcaggcccttctgtggcccattctcaagagatgtttgggatgttagcctgggtcaaggcccgagcagtcttctggaacttctccaGAGACTTGCTCGGGCCTTGACCcgaggctaacatcccaaacatctcttgaagaAAGGGGGCCCCCACAGaagggcccccccccccttttttttgaaaaaaaaaaaaagtaaaactccgagtgtggagtaaaactaaatgtaaatacttagaagtaaaaacaaagttacaaattgaatttgtgggtttcttttcaatcttcagaagaaaactgaaagaagtttttgtttggttcaatactattattattattattattttgagaaatCAAAATACTTTAATAGCTTATGGAGTTTCTAAACTTAGTAAGCAAGCTATTTTaagttccattatatatatatatatatatatatatatatatatatatatatatacatatatatatatatatatatatatatatatatatatatatatatatatatatatacatatatatatatatatatatatatatatatatatatatatatatatatatatatatatatatattatatatatatatatatatatatatatatatatgtgtgtgtgtgtgtgtgtgtgtgtgtgtgtatacatatacaaatcacCAATAAGTATTATTTCTAAGGCCTACCACAATATAAACTACAAGGGCAATAAAACCAGGGAAATGTCAACTACGTACTTGTCCTTCTAACTACCAAGCTGTTTAGTAATGAAAAGTAGAAAATTGTCTTAACATTTTCCTTAACTATCGGCAACCGGTGTTTCTATTCTGGTGCCTAAGCTTCTGACACCCCTTGGCAAAATAACTCTCTGACAAGGAGCCCCTAATCTACATACAACTTAGGACCTCCCAAAGTTCTAAATCTGGCACTGTCTGGCTCCCTCCTGCAACACCTGCAACTATAGTATTATCTGTTCGAAAGTTGTTCGATTCAAGGATCTTTGAAACCAGGTTCATTTAATATCAGCAGGTAAAACAACCTacgaaacaacaaaaacaacatggGGGATAAATTACAGCATCAAGTACTAGAAAATTTAGGTGCTCGAGAATGATGATCTGTTGATCAAAATCATCCTTTGTCATCAACAGCAACAAtaagaaacaagtaaataaaatactCCGATGCTTCTTTGGCgaaatcgagtttcctgtacatcgTGTCATCAAGGGCACCGAAAACACgtccatctttcggtggtctgggtataatgctgtatggcggcagcggcccatgaaacattaaccatggcccggtggtggcctggcttatCTCGCTGCCAGACGCAAGAAAGATCTTATAACTTTAACTTAAGatgaaataaacactactgaggctagagggctgcaatttggtatgtctgatgattggaggatggatgatcaacatagtaaTGTACAGCTCcatggcctcagtagtttttaagaactgagggcggacagaaaaagtgcggacagacagacaaagtcttCAAAATAGTTTACTTTTCAGAACACTAAAAAAACAATACCATTCTTATTACAAGAACGTTATGGCAATCaacatcaagaaatgaaaacaatactATACTTTTTACTAAGAAACTAAGAGGAAAAAGATGAACCTTCTATGGAAGACGAAAGATTGAAAAGAAATGTTAGTGGCCGTTTCCATTACAATGAAACGAAGCCTTACCTACCATTTATACGGAAACCTCttcacattactctctctctctctctctctctctctctctctctctctctctctctctctctctctctctctctctcagccactgaAAATCATTTTATGAACAAGTTAAGACTCTCGACTCTCCCTAAGGAAatgctcacattttttttttaaaaaagaaaaaaaattttgtttttttcgaaacgaaaaatctttctctctctctctttttttctctctctctctctctctctctctctctctctctctctgtcttacagaGATTCGTTTGCAAGAACTCAATATGACCTCTCTGATCACATACTTCTttccttaatctttttttttttcccaaacttATGGGggaaacagtaatatatatatatatattaaaaaattttataaatatatatatatatatatatatatatatatataaatataagatatatataaataatataaatttttttttcccttttttttccctctgccccccttccccttctccaCTCCTCCTCATCAGTAGCCTTGTTTCCCCCATCTTCATTCGCCATCTCACATCAAATATTCTCCGCCacctcctccccc includes the following:
- the LOC135205677 gene encoding uncharacterized protein LOC135205677, which codes for MTSSNYIPRESLLTPQGILRNPRPSLPIGLLPDPTQHSPAQPSTARLNPAQPGPTQHSPLNPAQPGPTQHNPAQPSSARPNPTSQPGAQPAQPAQPSTTQHNPAQPGPT